A single window of Microbacterium oryzae DNA harbors:
- a CDS encoding nicotinate phosphoribosyltransferase, with translation MSASTALMTDRYELTMLDAALRDGTADRHCVFELFARRLSGGRRFGVVAGTGRLLALLRDFRFGDDELRFLRDEKVVSPETIRHLESYRFRGTVTGYREGELYFPGSPILTIEGSFADAVILETLALSVMNHDAAVATAAARMSIAAGDRPLAEMGSRRAAEHSAVAAARAAYIAGFHATSNLEAGRLWGLPTMGTAAHAWTLLHDTEEDAFRSQVAALGSDTALLVDTYDTRRGVELAVQVAGTGLGGVRIDSGDLPIVAGEVRAQLDELGATETRITVTSDLDEYAIAALAASPVDAYGVGTSVVTGSGYPTAGMVYKLVARQGADGGWVSVAKKAEGKGSQGGRKRAFRRLENGVAVDEYVEIADGFEELPAAADVAGGRALQVTLVDHGETDVSYEGPGGVQAARAHHLAVREELPVRALALSKSDPAIPTVYADAGDR, from the coding sequence ATGAGCGCCTCCACGGCCCTGATGACGGACCGCTACGAACTGACCATGCTCGACGCCGCGCTGCGCGACGGCACCGCCGACCGCCACTGCGTGTTCGAGCTGTTCGCCCGCCGCCTCTCGGGCGGTCGCCGCTTCGGCGTCGTCGCCGGCACCGGGCGCCTGCTCGCGCTGCTGCGGGACTTCCGCTTCGGCGACGACGAACTGCGCTTCCTGCGCGACGAGAAGGTCGTGAGCCCCGAGACCATCCGGCACCTCGAGAGCTACCGCTTCCGCGGCACGGTCACCGGCTACCGCGAGGGCGAGCTCTACTTCCCCGGCTCCCCCATCCTCACGATCGAGGGCTCCTTCGCCGACGCCGTCATCCTCGAGACGCTCGCGCTCAGCGTCATGAACCACGACGCCGCGGTCGCCACGGCTGCCGCGCGCATGAGCATCGCCGCGGGCGACCGGCCTCTGGCCGAGATGGGATCGCGCCGCGCGGCCGAGCACTCCGCCGTCGCGGCCGCCCGCGCCGCGTACATCGCGGGGTTCCACGCGACGAGCAACCTCGAGGCCGGCCGACTCTGGGGGCTGCCGACCATGGGCACCGCCGCCCACGCCTGGACCCTCCTGCACGACACCGAGGAGGACGCCTTCCGCTCGCAGGTCGCTGCGCTGGGCTCCGACACGGCCCTCCTCGTCGACACCTACGACACCCGCCGCGGTGTCGAGCTCGCGGTGCAGGTGGCCGGCACCGGGCTCGGCGGCGTGCGCATCGACTCCGGCGACCTCCCGATCGTGGCGGGCGAGGTGCGCGCACAGCTGGACGAGCTGGGGGCGACCGAGACGCGCATCACGGTCACGAGCGACCTCGACGAGTACGCGATCGCCGCTCTCGCGGCCTCCCCCGTCGACGCGTACGGCGTCGGCACGTCCGTCGTGACCGGTTCGGGCTACCCGACCGCCGGCATGGTCTACAAGCTCGTCGCCCGTCAGGGCGCGGATGGCGGATGGGTGTCGGTCGCGAAGAAGGCGGAGGGCAAGGGCTCGCAGGGCGGCCGCAAGCGGGCCTTCCGCCGCCTGGAGAACGGCGTCGCGGTGGACGAGTACGTCGAGATCGCAGACGGCTTCGAGGAGCTGCCCGCCGCCGCCGACGTCGCGGGCGGCCGCGCCCTGCAGGTGACGCTCGTCGACCACGGCGAGACCGATGTCTCCTACGAGGGCCCCGGGGGTGTGCAGGCCGCGCGAGCGCATCACCTCGCCGTCCGCGAGGAGCTGCCGGTGCGCGCGCTCGCCCTCAGCAAGTCCGATCCGGCCATCCCCACCGTCTACGCCGACGCCGGCGACCGCTGA
- a CDS encoding IS481 family transposase, protein MSHGNAALTRRQRLRIARLIIDDGWSIAAAAGYFRVSWPTAAKWARRYAELGEAGMTDRSSRPHTHPNKTPQLLVKKIVHLRLRKRLGPVQIAGRLDMPASTVHAVLTRCRLNRLTHVDVKTGEQARRYEHETPGALIHVDVKKLGNIPLGGGWRFVGRQQGDWNRQATPGLARDKHRHEILGYAFVHTVIDDHSRVAYAEIHDDERAETAIGVLRRAVSWFADRGVRVERVLSDNGSAYRSHAWKHACDDLDVRPKFTRPRRPQTNGKIERFHRTMADGWAYAKHYNSESARRAALPAWLHFYNHHRPHTAIGKLPPISRISNNLAGHYS, encoded by the coding sequence GTGTCCCACGGTAATGCGGCGCTGACGCGGCGCCAACGCCTGCGCATCGCGCGGTTGATCATCGACGACGGATGGAGCATCGCCGCGGCGGCGGGCTACTTCCGTGTTTCCTGGCCGACCGCGGCCAAGTGGGCGCGCCGCTATGCCGAGCTCGGCGAGGCGGGGATGACCGATCGCTCCTCGCGCCCGCATACGCACCCGAACAAGACCCCGCAGTTGCTGGTGAAGAAGATCGTTCACCTGCGGCTCCGCAAGCGTCTCGGCCCGGTTCAGATCGCCGGGCGGCTGGACATGCCCGCCTCGACCGTGCACGCGGTTCTGACCCGATGCCGGCTGAACCGCCTCACTCACGTCGACGTGAAGACGGGAGAGCAGGCGCGGCGTTACGAGCACGAGACGCCAGGCGCCTTGATCCATGTCGACGTGAAGAAGCTCGGCAACATTCCGCTCGGCGGCGGGTGGCGGTTCGTCGGCCGTCAACAAGGCGACTGGAACCGCCAGGCAACTCCGGGCCTGGCGCGGGACAAGCACCGCCACGAGATCCTCGGCTACGCATTCGTTCATACCGTGATCGACGATCACTCCCGCGTCGCCTACGCGGAGATCCACGACGATGAGCGCGCCGAGACCGCGATCGGGGTTCTACGACGCGCCGTCTCGTGGTTCGCCGACCGCGGGGTCCGCGTCGAACGCGTGCTCTCCGACAACGGCTCGGCTTACCGCTCCCACGCCTGGAAGCACGCCTGCGACGATCTCGACGTCCGGCCGAAGTTCACCCGCCCGCGCCGTCCGCAGACGAACGGGAAGATCGAGCGCTTCCACCGCACCATGGCCGACGGCTGGGCCTACGCGAAGCACTACAACAGCGAGTCAGCCCGACGCGCAGCCCTCCCGGCCTGGCTGCACTTCTACAATCACCACAGGCCCCACACCGCGATCGGAAAGCTCCCGCCCATCAGCCGGATCTCAAACAACCTGGCTGGGCACTACAGCTAG
- a CDS encoding DUF3039 domain-containing protein produces the protein MSTPLDSPDQGGTALLDRELEELLREETIEPGDHERFSHYVKKDKILESAMTGKPVRALCGKKWTPGRDPEKFPVCPTCKEIYESMQH, from the coding sequence ATGAGCACTCCCCTTGACAGTCCCGATCAGGGCGGCACGGCACTTCTCGACCGCGAGCTCGAAGAGCTCCTCCGCGAGGAGACGATCGAGCCCGGAGATCACGAGCGCTTCTCGCACTACGTCAAGAAGGACAAGATCCTCGAATCCGCGATGACCGGAAAGCCGGTCCGCGCGCTGTGCGGGAAGAAGTGGACGCCGGGCCGCGACCCGGAGAAGTTCCCCGTCTGTCCCACCTGCAAGGAGATCTACGAATCCATGCAGCACTGA
- the rph gene encoding ribonuclease PH has protein sequence MTQRADGRTPDQLRPITIERGWSSQAEGSALISFGGTKVLCTASFTNGVPRWLTGQGKGWVTAEYAMLPRATNDRSQRESVKGKIGGRTHEISRLIGRALRAVVDTKALGENTIVIDCDVLQADGGTRTAAITGAYVALADAIEWGRQRKFVGQKSRVLIDSVAAVSVGIIDGVPMLDLPYVEDSRAETDMNVVVTGRGLFVEVQGTAERAPFDKSELDALLELGVNGCAELRDHQLAALGQEA, from the coding sequence ATGACGCAGCGTGCCGACGGCCGCACCCCCGACCAGCTCCGCCCCATCACGATCGAGCGCGGCTGGAGCAGCCAGGCCGAGGGCTCCGCCCTCATCAGCTTCGGCGGCACCAAGGTGCTCTGCACGGCGTCGTTCACGAACGGCGTGCCGCGCTGGCTGACCGGTCAGGGCAAGGGCTGGGTCACGGCCGAGTACGCGATGCTGCCGCGGGCCACCAACGACCGCAGCCAGCGCGAGAGCGTGAAGGGCAAGATCGGCGGGCGCACGCACGAGATCTCGCGTCTCATCGGCCGCGCTCTCCGTGCGGTCGTCGATACGAAGGCCCTCGGCGAGAACACGATCGTCATCGACTGCGACGTGCTGCAGGCCGACGGCGGCACCCGCACGGCCGCGATCACCGGCGCCTACGTCGCGCTCGCCGACGCCATCGAGTGGGGTCGGCAGCGCAAGTTCGTCGGGCAGAAGTCCCGCGTGCTCATCGACTCCGTCGCCGCCGTGTCGGTCGGCATCATCGACGGCGTGCCCATGCTCGACCTGCCGTACGTCGAGGACTCCCGCGCGGAGACCGACATGAACGTCGTCGTCACCGGCCGCGGACTCTTCGTCGAGGTGCAGGGCACCGCCGAGCGCGCGCCGTTCGACAAGAGCGAGCTCGATGCGCTGCTCGAGCTGGGCGTCAACGGGTGCGCGGAGCTGCGCGACCACCAGCTCGCCGCCCTCGGCCAGGAGGCGTGA
- the murI gene encoding glutamate racemase, protein MNNAPIGIFDSGVGGLTVARAISDQLPRESLVYVGDTLHSPYGPKPIADVRRYSLEVLDTLVEQGVKMLVIACNTASAAMLRDARERYDVPVVEVIGPAVRTAIAATRNGRIGVIGTEGTIGSGVYQDMLGVNPGIEVFTAACPRFVEFVEAGVTDSPELLAVAEEYLAPLRAADVDTLVLGCTHYPFLKGAISYLMGEGVSLVSSDSETAKDVYRQLLSNGLLADHGAEAAHTYEATGADTATFTTLANRLLGREVRDVRLVRTGAIDLPR, encoded by the coding sequence GTGAACAACGCGCCGATCGGGATCTTCGACTCGGGCGTCGGCGGGCTCACCGTGGCGCGGGCGATCAGCGACCAGCTGCCCCGTGAATCGCTCGTCTACGTCGGCGACACGCTGCACTCGCCGTACGGGCCGAAGCCCATCGCCGATGTCCGCCGCTACTCGCTCGAGGTGCTCGACACCCTCGTCGAGCAGGGCGTGAAGATGCTCGTCATCGCCTGCAACACCGCCTCCGCCGCCATGCTGCGCGACGCGCGGGAGCGCTACGACGTGCCGGTCGTCGAGGTCATCGGCCCGGCGGTCCGCACCGCCATCGCCGCGACCCGCAACGGGCGGATCGGCGTGATCGGCACGGAGGGGACGATCGGCTCCGGCGTCTACCAGGACATGCTCGGCGTGAACCCCGGCATCGAGGTGTTCACGGCGGCGTGCCCGCGCTTCGTCGAGTTCGTCGAGGCCGGCGTCACCGACTCCCCGGAGCTCCTCGCCGTCGCGGAGGAGTACCTCGCCCCGCTGCGGGCCGCCGACGTCGACACGCTCGTGCTCGGCTGCACGCACTATCCCTTCCTCAAGGGCGCCATCAGCTACCTCATGGGCGAGGGCGTGTCCCTCGTCTCGAGCGACTCCGAGACCGCGAAGGACGTCTACCGCCAGCTCCTCTCGAACGGCCTCCTCGCCGACCACGGTGCCGAGGCCGCGCACACCTACGAGGCGACCGGCGCCGACACCGCCACCTTCACCACCCTCGCCAACCGCCTGCTGGGCCGCGAGGTGCGCGACGTGCGCCTCGTCCGCACCGGCGCGATCGACCTCCCCCGATGA